CGTCATCGATTGCGTGTGGTATTTCAGACATGGTTGGATCAGTTCGTTAAGTAGTCAGTCACCAGCCATTGCTCCGCCCTTCGGTTCAGTGCCTGAGAGAAGGACATGACCGATGAAAAGCACAAGCGTTGCTGCACCGACCCCGATAAAGGTTGACGGGACGCCAAACAGGCCACCAGTAAATTCGGTCCCGACGCCGAGTATTGCACCGGTGACGACGGATACGAGGATAGCCCGTCCACTCAAACCAGCCCAGTAGAGTCCTAGGTAGACTGGAATGAGGAATGCACTGGTCAGGAGGACTGCCCGAAAGTTGTAGAGTTCAATGATAGTCCCGGGCGGATTAACTGCTGCTGCAGTCGCTGCGAGACCGAAAATGATGGTTGCAGCCCGTGAGACACGAAGCTGAGAGGCACCACTGGCGTCAGGACGGAAGTAGCTGTAAATATCACGTGCAGTGGTGATACCGGTTGAGTGCAGACGTGTGTCCGTTGTCGAAAGGATAGCGCTCATGACCGCGATGATGATGATAACGCCAACACCAGAAGGAACGTAATCAGTGATAAGAGTGGGGAACGCTGCATCCTGTGTCTGGACAGCTAGTCCATTTAAGTCAAGAGCAACTGTCGTAGCACCGCCGAGAATGACAAGCGCCGAATAGAACACCGACAGAATGACGCCGGCCGCAGCAAGATGGAGTTTTGCAGTCTTGACGTCTCTCGTTGCCGCGATGCGTACAATGTTGTTTTGCTCAGTGAAGATAGTTCCGAAGAAAGCGACGATCGTCGCGATAATACCGATGGCAGTGTAAGTGCCTTCGTTCGTGGGATGGACGTATGAAGAGTCAAGCGTAGCGAACTGCTGATTAATAGCGGTGAATCCTCCGAGGTCAAATACCATGTATCCGAGCGAGAGCAACACTGCACCGACCATGAGCGTTCCTTGTAGAAAGTCGGTCCATGCAACGCTGACGAGTCCACCAAGGACGGTGTAGGCGATGAACACAATGCCGATGACCCATACCATATATTCATAGGGAACGCCAGTAATCGTCGTAACCAACAGACTCGCACCAACAAGCTGCATAACCAGATACAGCCATCCATTACCAAGCAATACCGCACCCGCGATAGGCCGAGCAATCTCGTAACCTGTTACGCTGGCAATTATATCCGGGAATGTTAAAAGGTTGAGATTACGTACCCGATCAACTGCGAAATAGAGCGCACTTGTCCCAAGCATTAGCCCGAAGATGGTGTGTGTCATCAATGAGTAGCCCTCGCCGTAGACTGCACCGATAAATCCGATGACGCTGACTGCACTCACGAAATTCGCGACGAACGACCACGTGGCCAGCCACGGACCCATGTCCTGACCAAATGCCCAGAAATCCATAACGTCAGATGTCTTGGTATATCCCCAAATTCCGATAGCGAGTACGATGAGGAGATATACAATGAACGTCCCGAGATAAAAAGGATTAATTTCTGCCATCGGTGTGTCCTCCGTCGGTTGTACGATCTTTCACGGGACTGCTACTCTCCGTAGTACGTTCCTTTGCTACCTCGTTTATTGGTCTTCCAAGTATCATGTGAGCGACGACATAGTGAATTGCTCCTAGACTCCCTGCAACGAGCGTCGCAAGGAATACTAAGAACATTGATTCGGGCATGCCAAGCATTGTCATGTATTGTCTGATTATCGAATCAACGTAATACCTTGTAAATATACTGGTATTATTAGTACTAAATCCTATGGAAAAATACTACAGAAGGAAAATTTCCCCATATATTGCTATATCCTGATACAATATTAGGTGAAATCGTTATCGAGCAATCTGTGTCCCAGTGTGACTTAGCTACTCTAAATCACCATCGAGTACTTCACGTGCTGCACCAAGGAGTGCGTCAAGCCCGTCATTGGCAGCTGATAGTTCAACACGTTCATCGTAGGTGTGAGCCTGCGAGAGGTCGCCTGGACCCCAGGTAATAGCCTCAATATCAGCGTCATTAACGAAATTACGGACATCAGTTGATGCATTGACTCCCCATGGATCGGTTGATACGTCTGCGACCTTGGCCGAATGGTGCCGGAATACCTCTGCGAGAGAACTGTCTGTATCGATAGCAGCTGATTCGTACGTCCGAGTACGCTCCCATGACACTTCGATATCGTGATGGTCAGCGACCTGATTAAGTAACTCGTCGATCTCTGTATCAATATCTTGAATGCTTTCTTCAGGAAGGAAGCGTCGATCGATCGTAATAGTCGCTTGTTCTGGGACTACGTTCTCTTTTGTTCCTGCTTCAAGCATTGTCACCGTAGCGTATGCCTGACCGACGAGATCATCCTCACGAGTCCGTACGGTCTTATCGTAGTCAGTGAGCGCATCGAGAACGGGACGTGCATACTGGATAGCGTTCGAACCCTGGTCAGGACGGCTCGCGTGTGAGGGATCGCCTGAGACGGTAATCTCGTACCAAGCCAACCCTTTCTCGCTCGTTGCGGTTCGCATCTCGGTCGGTTCGAGCACGACACCGTAGTCGCCGTCATATCCGTTCTCGAGCAAGGTTTTCGTTCCTGGCTCAGCGGTCTCCTCGCCGATAGCGGCGTGGAACGCAACCGACCCCGAAAGCTCACCAGCCTCGATTTCTTCGGCAAGTTCCGCAGTCGCCAACATTGCTATCGCAATTCCCGTCTTCATGTCAACGCTACCCCGTCCGTACAGATATCCGTCTTCTACCTCGGCGTCGTAGGGGTTGTGCGTCCACTCGTCGATATCCCCTGCGGGTACGACGTCGATATGACCGTTCAGGACAAGTGTCGGGTCACCTTCCCCAATGCGGGCACCGACTTGCGGTCGGTCGGTATATGGTTCTTCTACTAACTCTGCATTGATGCCGTGCTCGTCAAACCACTTGACAATATACTCTACGCATTTTTTCTCGTTGCCAGGTGGATTTTCCGTTTCGATCTGTACCAAGTCGCCGACAAGCGTGGTCAACTTCCCGGTGTGTTTAGCGCGAGACATACTCACTCATATTAGAACATCAGTGAAAAATTGTTTTATTATTTTATGATAATATTTTAGTGGTTTAAATATAATCGTCCAAAGTACAGTGCAACAAGAAAGAGGTAGAACAGTGTTCAAGTATATATAAGATACAAAGAAATTTGTACAGGGTCTAAGTTGGGAGACTTCATCGTCGCATTGAGTCTGCGAGCGCAGATTCTTGAGCCACATCGCTTGGTCAGAACTTGATCAGTACACTAAAAAATTGAATCTACAGCCAGAGTACAACGGACTGCATAGCCAGTCCAGTCACCGTGCCGATCTCATTAAACAGCCATTGTGTATCCAATATTCGATCTGAATATACTCGTGTCAGTAATTATCAGTTTTACTCACATTCTGTTCCGGTTATTTGATTTATATTTTCATAGCGTTGTCAGAAACCTTGAGGCCAGCATCGATTGCTTTGATCGCTTCATCAATTTCGTCCTCAGTGATCGTGAGCGGTGGGGCAATAATCAGTGTATTAATCATATTTGCGACGTAGGCCCCATGTTCTTTGGCGGTCGTAGTCACTTCGTCAACGACGGTACTCCCACTACTAATCTTGTCTTCGCGCTTGCCAAATGGAACGCGTTCTTCAGGGTCCTTTGTAAGTTCGATTCCACGGAATAAGCCGACACCGCGAGTATCACCGACACTTGGATGTTTCTCTGCGAGCTCATCGATGTGCTCGCTTAGATATTCTCCCATTTCATTCGCTCGTTCGATAAGATTCTCTTCTTGGTAGGTTTCTAATGTCGCAAGCCCCGCAGCAACTGCAGCAGGGTGGCCAGCATATGTGTGGCCGTGACAGAGCATATTTTCCTCGAAGTGGTCGGCAATCTCAGAGTTGACGATCGTGGCGCCAAGCGGCTGGTAAGCGCCTGTCAATCCTTTTGCCATTGTCATGATGTCGGGTTCGACATCAAAGACGTCAGAGCCAAACCACTCACCTGTTCGTCCAAATCCAGACATCACTTCGTCGCAAATCAGCAGCGCACCGTGGTCGTGGGCAATTTCTTTGAGCCGTGGAAGATACTCCTCCGGTGGCACCAGAATACCGTTCGAGCCGACGATCGGTTCCACGAGAATTGCCGCGACCGTATCTCCCTCGAGTTCAAGCATTTCATCAATGTATTCAACACTCTCCATTGGATCCAATGTCGACCCGTACGCATATGGATCAGGTGCCTTGATTGTTCCCGGGATTCCGGGTTCAGACTTCAATCGTCGAGGATCGCCAGTAACACTGATTGATCCGTAGGTTGCACCGTGGTACGACCGGTAACGTGAGATGATTTTCTGTTTTCCGGTATAGAAGCGTGCAATTTTGATAGCAGCCTCAACTGCCTCCGTGCCACTAGTCGAAAAGAACGTCTTTGAGAGATCACCGGGTGTTACCTCGGCGAGCTTTGCCCCGAGTTTTGCGCGGGCTTCAGTCGTGTAG
Above is a genomic segment from Natronorubrum aibiense containing:
- a CDS encoding sodium:solute symporter family protein translates to MAEINPFYLGTFIVYLLIVLAIGIWGYTKTSDVMDFWAFGQDMGPWLATWSFVANFVSAVSVIGFIGAVYGEGYSLMTHTIFGLMLGTSALYFAVDRVRNLNLLTFPDIIASVTGYEIARPIAGAVLLGNGWLYLVMQLVGASLLVTTITGVPYEYMVWVIGIVFIAYTVLGGLVSVAWTDFLQGTLMVGAVLLSLGYMVFDLGGFTAINQQFATLDSSYVHPTNEGTYTAIGIIATIVAFFGTIFTEQNNIVRIAATRDVKTAKLHLAAAGVILSVFYSALVILGGATTVALDLNGLAVQTQDAAFPTLITDYVPSGVGVIIIIAVMSAILSTTDTRLHSTGITTARDIYSYFRPDASGASQLRVSRAATIIFGLAATAAAVNPPGTIIELYNFRAVLLTSAFLIPVYLGLYWAGLSGRAILVSVVTGAILGVGTEFTGGLFGVPSTFIGVGAATLVLFIGHVLLSGTEPKGGAMAGD
- a CDS encoding M20 family metallopeptidase, with amino-acid sequence MSRAKHTGKLTTLVGDLVQIETENPPGNEKKCVEYIVKWFDEHGINAELVEEPYTDRPQVGARIGEGDPTLVLNGHIDVVPAGDIDEWTHNPYDAEVEDGYLYGRGSVDMKTGIAIAMLATAELAEEIEAGELSGSVAFHAAIGEETAEPGTKTLLENGYDGDYGVVLEPTEMRTATSEKGLAWYEITVSGDPSHASRPDQGSNAIQYARPVLDALTDYDKTVRTREDDLVGQAYATVTMLEAGTKENVVPEQATITIDRRFLPEESIQDIDTEIDELLNQVADHHDIEVSWERTRTYESAAIDTDSSLAEVFRHHSAKVADVSTDPWGVNASTDVRNFVNDADIEAITWGPGDLSQAHTYDERVELSAANDGLDALLGAAREVLDGDLE
- a CDS encoding aminotransferase family protein, whose translation is MAKREYPAEPSLNEVEETDKEHVFGTWSFQKEVSPTEVVDADGVRFTTADGEEYIDFSSQLMCSNLGHSADKVSEAVAEQVREAAYVAPNYTTEARAKLGAKLAEVTPGDLSKTFFSTSGTEAVEAAIKIARFYTGKQKIISRYRSYHGATYGSISVTGDPRRLKSEPGIPGTIKAPDPYAYGSTLDPMESVEYIDEMLELEGDTVAAILVEPIVGSNGILVPPEEYLPRLKEIAHDHGALLICDEVMSGFGRTGEWFGSDVFDVEPDIMTMAKGLTGAYQPLGATIVNSEIADHFEENMLCHGHTYAGHPAAVAAGLATLETYQEENLIERANEMGEYLSEHIDELAEKHPSVGDTRGVGLFRGIELTKDPEERVPFGKREDKISSGSTVVDEVTTTAKEHGAYVANMINTLIIAPPLTITEDEIDEAIKAIDAGLKVSDNAMKI